From the genome of Plasmodium malariae genome assembly, chromosome: 9, one region includes:
- the PmUG01_09041500 gene encoding nucleic acid binding protein, putative, producing the protein MDMNFGFGNDAFFEQGNRSTDKEDTEKIKKNESSEIIKKNNEIDEEKELPKELCVPVTIKLLLNKMANNEEFKIHDFQISGIIVFGKVCKIKELASATIFEICDYTGNIEAKYNKDAKNEKVKNHIESIKVNDHIKVVGVVYSPESKTELVQISISYINKVDDWVSYFSYFTSDVIYCYLKLLKLKNIYASNGTINEEKPWSHITLDSYYNHMDDIDTDIIKYLHTTAEKYANQQDIFNNLQKYHSEMNIKKSLTKLIEQYDLAQYEDIISIP; encoded by the coding sequence ATGGACATGAATTTTGGCTTCGGAAATGACGCATTTTTTGAACAAGGGAACAGATCAACGGATAAAGAAGatacagaaaaaataaagaaaaatgaatcaagtgaaataataaagaaaaataatgaaatagatGAAGAAAAGGAATTGCCAAAAGAATTGTGTGTACCTGTtactataaaattattattaaataaaatggcAAACAATGaagaatttaaaatacaTGATTTTCAAATTAGTGGAATAATTGTATTTGGAAAAGTTTGTAAAATTAAGGAACTAGCTAGTGCAACCATTTTTGAAATTTGTGATTACACAGGAAATATTgaagcaaaatataataaagatgcaaaaaatgaaaaagtaaaaaatcaTATAGAAAGCATAAAAGTCAATGATCATATTAAAGTAGTTGGAGTAGTATACTCTCCAGAAAGTAAAACCGAACTAGTACAAATAagtatatcatatattaataaagttGATGATTGGGTATcctatttttcttatttcacCTCAGATGTAATATActgttatttaaaattattaaaactaaaaaatatatatgcatctAATGGAACAATTAATGAAGAGAAACCATGGTCTCATATAACATTAGATTCATATTACAATCATATGGATGATATTGACAcagatattataaaatatttacacacAACTGCagaaaaatatgcaaatcagcaagatatttttaataatcttCAAAAATACCATTcagaaatgaatataaagaaatCGTTAACAAAACTTATCGAACAGTACGATTTGGCTCAGTATGAAGATATCATAAGCATACCTTAA
- the TCP1 gene encoding T-complex protein 1 subunit alpha, putative — protein MSLSIYGSRESGQDVRTANVTAVQALSNILKSSLGPQGLDKMLVDNIGDVTITNDGATILKQLEVQHPAAKILVNLSELQDQEVGDGTTSVVLLASELLRRGNELIKMDIHPTTVICGYKLAMKESVKYIKEKLSERVTNLGKDVIINIAKTTLSSKFISYESEYFAKMVANAIQSVKIINESGKTKYPVSSVNVIKVHGLSSLDSKLIEGYAIMNGRASQSMPSAIKNAKIAFLDFPLKQYRLHLGVQVNINDPTELEKIRQREKDITKERVNKILESGANVVLTTQGIDDMPLKYFVESGAIAVRRVNKDDLRRIAKLTNGQIRLTLSSIDGTEIFEPSSLGYCDEVYEERVGDWDVMFFKGCKTSKSNTILLRGANDFVLDEMQRSIHDALCSVSRALESNYVVVGGGCVEVALSVYLEDFAKTLGSREQLAIAEFAESLLVIPKILALNASYDSIDLVCKLRAYHTKSQVMNAEDPKDYRWYGLDLVNGKVTNNLKNGVLEAMISKIKSIRFATEATVTILRIDDLIKLSPEERREEQP, from the exons ATGTCTTTAAGCATTTACGGAAGTCGAGAGAGTGGCCAAGATGTAAGAACGGCAAATG TCACAGCTGTTCAAGCACTGtctaatattttgaaatcaAGTTTAGGACCCCAAGGGCTAGATAAGATGTTAGTAGATAACATAGGAGATGTTACTATTACAAATGATGGAGcaacaattttaaaacaacTGGAAGTACAACATCCTGCTGCtaaaattttagtaaatttatCGGAATTACAAGATCAAGAAGTTGGAGATGGAACAACATCAGTAGTATTGCTAGCATCTGAACTATTAAGGAGGGGaaatgaattaattaaaatggaCATACATCCAACAACTGTTATATGTGGTTATAAATTAGCAATGAAAGAAtcagttaaatatataaaggaaaaattaagtGAAAGAGTAACTAATTTAGGTAAGGATGTAATCATTAATATAGCAAAAACCACGTTGTCttcaaaatttattagtTATGAATCTGAATATTTTGCTAAAATGGTAGCTAATGCTATACAAtctgtaaaaattattaacgaGTCaggtaaaacaaaatatccTGTTTCTTCAGTTAATGTAATAAAAGTACACGGTTTAAGTTCTTTAGATTCAAAATTAATTGAAGGATATGCAATTATGAATGGTAGAGCATCCCAGTCAATGCCATCAGCTattaaaaatgcaaaaattgCATTTTTAGATTTCCCTTTAAAACAATATAGATTACATCTAGGTGTTCaggtaaatataaatgatccCACCGAATTAGAAAAGATAAGACAAAGGGAAAAGGATATAACAAAAGAAAGagtaaacaaaattttagaGTCAGGAGCAAATGTCGTATTAACAACTCAAGGTATAGATGATATGCctctaaaatattttgtagaATCAGGTGCAATAGCAGTTAGAAGAGTAAACAAAGATGATTTAAGAAGAATAGCAAAATTAACGAATGGTCAAATACGTTTAACTCTATCATCTATAGATGGAACAGAAATATTTGAACCATCATCTTTAGGGTATTGTGATGAAGTATATGAAGAGAGGGTAGGCGACTGGGAtgtaatgttttttaaagGATGTAAAACATCGAAATCAAATACTATATTGTTAAGAGGAGCAAACGATTTTGTTTTAGACGAAATGCAAAGATCTATACATGATGCATTATGTTCAGTCAGTAGAGCATTAGAAAGTAATTATGTAGTAGTAGGTGGAGGTTGTGTTGAAGTAGCTTTATCTGTATATCTTGAAGATTTTGCAAAAACATTAGGTTCAAGAGAACAGCTAGCTATAGCAGAATTTGCAGAATCCTTATTAGTAATACCAAAAATATTAGCTCTAAATGCATCATATGATTCAATAGACTTAGTTTGTAAATTACGTGCATATCATACGAAATCTCAAGTTATGAATGCAGAAGATCCAAAGGATTATAGATGGTATGGCTTAGATTTAGTTAATGGGAAAgttacaaataatttaaaaaatggagTGTTGGAGGCAATGAtcagtaaaataaaatcaatCCGCTTTGCCACAGAAGCAACCGTTACTATCTTAAGAATTGATGATCTCATTAAATTGTCGCCTGAGGAGCGTAGGGAAGAGCAGCCATGA
- the PmUG01_09041300 gene encoding conserved Plasmodium protein, unknown function: protein MQRRVHNDNNETYLEDNKINTSSSYNDLFYENKGINLDGVKLASVSTDIDSFRCSGKSLQNFLSPFSGINYDLNYPHTGYGEDNEIMVSSVSQLGDINGGNTPINDHFALHNSKGWNDYITFGSSALSDNNIYSAIREKDNHTRASINDQNCNNDNRGNRTTTCVDSGKQGYVLEGKHRMSPLLPSENKNDIKCDRSTFNEYKNETHFDAEKLEKISTEMYEAKYCNVDNNVISKHNIMSEQEDLLFKSNSKKNFGKVLKATNSGGSNTRKLNSRYITKLNTFEEGKKKININEDILLNEMSMSTRINTVYKPEYSYDTFYEPLGIFEGNYSLEKNLYEKGGRGQERLDGVWGEAFVNVVENETLNENLDEPLDEPLNEKLDEPLDEPLDEPLDEPLDEPLDEPLNDVLDDNYFFDLKKNKVLYVEKEDRKDLFTLCLEPNQTHTHSAMTVEAYSSGDPLLPYDPNEPSRDNIFTNNNIYEKKDNESIRDEGMKILGNSLLTSKRETLYDYTTHPSLCIRNTYSKTLAWEDGTYSPDENCNKKKYNYIQNEILGNFLINQSGDVNNTDENFDNTKKFTFNKMASSMNDPKLLSLEKGSDYSSMALNDNINYINLLKYFTNLDILNSATLTLQSNLNENTVLEKNDEQDFKGCSSGNELAGMTNDIVNMGSNSVYLNSTRGLDRGNPTCLNSAQNVSGKNKESEKHQIYQMNQILNSHNLIRPLNNRNESFINTLAGDTLKFRSGVHPEEYENEYYNTPFSEEGRNERNTVHNTTDCNGFKCNGVSYDCANYDVDYDADYDVDYDVNYDVNYDVNYDVNYDVECVDIDYGDNYNDCNYDDDYDGDGFGDGVAFGNSMLSYFDCSSANSNRNHPNINSCLDSANKNLSTSAKFTLIVNVPPNTTRKDLMAVFSKYGHVDLTMVVCDKKSRHPNKEWTATSGYAFVRFSTNIEAQRTLNATSSGIVRIRGSRVRATWAKKDSYSKKEKDVPFKIPSSILLINVEEFICIICKINLAYEPLLFPCCYASSCSDCLRNYIMNHELDQERVKCPNCFLHFSHGIIKIDKNSKGAMALLYKIHSNIKVRCQKESCKWIGSQHHYFRHSLSCKFSIT, encoded by the coding sequence ATGCAAAGAAGGGTgcataatgataataatgaaacCTATTTagaagataataaaataaacactAGTAGTTCAtataatgatttattttacGAAAACAAAGGGATAAATTTGGACGGGGTAAAACTAGCTAGTGTTTCAACAGATATAGACTCTTTCAGATGTTCCGGAAAATCTCTTCAAAATTTCTTAAGTCCATTTAGTGGTATTAACTATGATTTGAATTACCCCCATACAGGATATGGAGAAGACAATGAGATAATGGTGAGTAGTGTATCCCAGCTAGGAGATATAAATGGAGGAAATACTCCCATCAATGATCATTTTGCTTTGCATAATTCGAAAGGATGGAATGATTATATAACTTTTGGTAGCAGTGCCCTCAGTGATAATAATATCTACTCTGCCATTAGAGAAAAAGACAATCACACGAGGGCAAGCATAAACGACCAAAACTGCAATAACGATAACAGAGGAAATAGAACTACCACCTGTGTGGATAGCGGAAAGCAGGGCTATGTATTAGAGGGAAAGCATCGAATGAGCCCCCTGCTCCCTAGTGAAAATAAGAATGACATCAAGTGTGATAGGTCAACCTTTAATGAATACAAAAACGAAACTCATTTCGATGCGGAAAAACTAGAAAAGATAAGTACAGAGATGTATGAAGCCAAGTACTGTAACGTGgataataatgttattaGTAAACACAATATAATGAGTGAACAGGAAGATCTTTTATTTAAGAGTAACtcaaagaaaaattttgGAAAAGTGTTAAAAGCGACTAATTCGGGGGGATCTAATACAAGAAAATTGAATAGCCGTTACATAACTAAGTTGAACACTTTTGaagaggggaaaaaaaaaattaatattaatgaagaTATCTTATTAAATGAGATGAGCATGTCAACTCGTATAAATACTGTATATAAACCTGAATATTCGTATGATACCTTTTATGAACCCCTGGGCATTTTTGAAGGCAATTATAGTCTTGAAAAAAATCTATATGAAAAGGGGGGGAGAGGACAGGAAAGATTAGATGGCGTTTGGGGAGAAGCATTTGTAAACGTGGTGGAAAACGAAACATTGAACGAAAATTTGGATGAACCTTTGGACGAACCTTTGAACGAAAAGTTGGATGAACCTTTGGATGAACCTTTGGACGAACCTTTGGACGAACCTTTGGACGAACCTTTGGACGAACCTTTGAATGATGTGCTGGATGACAACTACTTTTTcgatttaaaaaagaataaagtaTTATATGTGGAAAAGGAAGATAGAAAGGATCTGTTTACCCTTTGTTTGGAACCAAACCAAACACATACTCATTCCGCAATGACGGTTGAGGCATATAGTAGTGGTGACCCTTTACTGCCATATGACCCAAATGAACCTTCAAgagataatatttttacaaataataatatatatgagaaGAAAGATAATGAGAGCATAAGAGATGAAggaatgaaaatattagGGAACAGCTTATTGACATCAAAAAGAGAGACATTATATGACTATACAACCCATCCTTCCTTGTGTATTAGAAACACTTATTCAAAGACTCTAGCATGGGAAGACGGCACATATAGCCCTGATgaaaattgtaataaaaagaaatataattacatacaaaatgaaatattaggAAATTTCCTTATTAACCAAAGTGGAGATGTAAATAATACTGATGAAAATTTTGACAACAcgaaaaaatttacatttaacaAAATGGCTAGTAGCATGAACGATCCAAAGTTGTTGAGTCTTGAAAAAGGTTCAGATTATTCCTCTATGGCActtaatgataatattaattatataaatttactaaaatattttaccaaTTTAGACATTCTAAATAGTGCCACTTTGACACTTCAAAgcaatttaaatgaaaacacagttttggaaaaaaatgatgagCAAGATTTTAAGGGATGCTCCTCAGGTAACGAATTAGCGGGGATGACCAACGATATAGTGAATATGGGCAGTAACTCTGTATACCTAAACAGTACCAGAGGCCTAGATAGAGGCAATCCTACATGTCTAAACAGCGCTCAAAATGTTAGCGGCAAAAATAAGGAGAGCGAAAAACATCAAATATATCAAATGAATCAAATTCTAAACTCACATAATTTAATACGCCCCTTGAACAATAGGAATGAAAGCTTTATAAACACTCTTGCAGGTGACACACTAAAATTTAGAAGTGGGGTTCATCCGGAAGAATATGAAAACGAATATTACAATACCCCTTTTTCAGAAGAAGGGAGGAATGAAAGGAATACGGTCCATAATACTACTGATTGTAATGGCTTTAAATGCAATGGTGTTAGTTATGATTGTGCTAATTATGATGTTGACTATGATGCTGACTATGATGTTGACTATGATGTTAACTATGATGTTAACTATGATGTTAACTATGATGTTAACTATGATGTTGAATGTGTAGATATTGATTATGGTGACAATTATAATGATTGTAATTATGATGATGATTATGACGGCGATGGATTTGGAGATGGAGTTGCATTTGGCAATTCTATGTTGAGCTACTTTGACTGCTCATCCGCAAACAGTAACAGAAACCACCCTAATATAAATTCTTGTTTAGACAGTGCGAATAAAAACTTGTCCACTAGTGCTAAATTTACCTTAATTGTTAATGTCCCTCCAAATACTACTCGTAAAGATTTAATGGCTGTTTTTAGCAAATATGGACATGTAGATTTAACTATGGTTGTATGTGATAAAAAATCTAGACATCCTAATAAGGAATGGACAGCAACTTCTGGATATGCTTTTGTTCGTTTTTCAACTAATATAGAAGCACAGAGAACATTAAATGCAACTAGCTCTGGTATCGTTCGTATTAGAGGTAGTAGAGTTAGAGCCACATGGGCAAAAAAAGATTcttattcaaaaaaagaaaaagatgtACCCTTTAAAATTCCTTCCTCTATTCTCCTTATAAATGTAGAAGAATTTATTTGTAtcatttgtaaaataaatttagcTTATGAACCATTATTATTTCCTTGTTGTTATGCTTCCAGCTGTTCTGACTGCTTAAGgaattatattatgaacCATGAATTAGATCAAGAGAGGGTAAAATGTCCTAACtgctttttacatttttctcatggaattataaaaatcgACAAAAATTCGAAAGGAGCTATGGCCTTGctatataaaattcattcTAATATTAAAGTTAGGTGTCAAAAAGAATCTTGTAAATGGATTGGTTCACAGCACCACTACTTCCGTCATTCCTTGTCGTGCAAGTTTAGTATCACGTGA